From Triticum urartu cultivar G1812 chromosome 2, Tu2.1, whole genome shotgun sequence, a single genomic window includes:
- the LOC125537715 gene encoding cytosolic sulfotransferase 8-like, with protein sequence MAMATPTPPSASCCLVGPVPFKDIVGGEEDDRITPPEECGHIISTLPTIALYGRFVHHQYQGAWVIHERMPGVLSFQRRFTLRPGDVLLASPPKCGTTWLKAMSFAIMARAAYPPSAADHPLLRLNPHECVPFIDDLFSAGHDTKLEALPSPRLMNTHIQHSLLPASVADNPNAKIVYICREPKDMLVSMWHFGNTIHPCEFSALFESVCEGKTTDGPMWDHVLGYWRASKATPERVFFLRYEEILLNPVDNVIKLARFLGVPFSAADEAAGLPADIVMLCSIETMKGLEANKTGASGLFYKYPHEANFRKGVIGDWVNHMTREMARRLDDIVEDKLRGSGLSFGSSNGRGGI encoded by the exons ATGGCCATGGCCACTCCTACTCCTCCAAGCGCATCTTGCTGCCTCGTAGGTCCCGTCCCATTCAAAGATATCGTAGGCGGCGAAGAGGACGACCGGATCACCCCGCCCGAAGAGTGCGGGCACATCATCTCCACCTTGCCGACCATCGCTCTCTATGGCCGCTTCGTGCACCACCAATACCAGGGCGCTTGGGTGATCCACGAGAGGATGCCCGGTGTCCTCTCTTTCCAGCGGCGCTTCACCCTGCGCCCCGGCGACGTGCTCCTCGCGAGCCCGCCCAAGTGCGGCACCACGTGGCTCAAGGCCATGTCCTTCGCCATCATGGCTCGGGCGGCGTACCCGCCCTCCGCCGCCGACCACCCGCTCCTGCGCCTCAACCCACACGAATGCGTCCCCTTCATTGACGATCTGTTCAGCGCAGGGCACGACACCAAGCTGGAGGCGCTGCCGTCGCCTAGACTCATGAACACGCACATCCAACACTCCCTGCTGCCCGCCTCCGTTGCCGACAACCCCAACGCCAAGATCGTCTACATCTGCAG GGAGCCCAAGGATATGCTGGTGTCCATGTGGCACTTTGGCAATACCATTCACCCATGCGAGTTCTCTGCTCTGTTTGAGAGTGTATGCGAGGGCAAGACCACAGATGGCCCCATGTGGGACCACGTTCTCGGTTACTGGAGGGCAAGCAAAGCCACACCGGAGAGGGTCTTCTTCCTGAGGTACGAGGAGATTCTGCTCAATCCGGTTGACAATGTCATCAAGCTGGCGCGGTTCCTCGGGGTGCCGTTCTCAGCTGCCGACGAGGCGGCCGGGCTTCCGGCAGACATCGTCATGCTGTGTAGCATTGAGACGATGAAAGGTCTAGAAGCGAACAAGACAGGCGCCTCCGGACTGTTTTACAAGTACCCGCATGAAGCCAACTTCAGGAAAGGGGTGATCGGAGACTGGGTGAACCATATGACGCGAGAGATGGCGCGGCGCTTGGACGACATTGTTGAGGACAAGCTCCGTGGATCGGGGCTGTCTTTTGGCTCTTCAAACGGTCGGGGTGGAATATGA
- the LOC125533923 gene encoding UPF0481 protein At3g47200-like — protein sequence MEAPCDYQLAVADYWDGKPAMEPTVWVPGLSLQMTVAAPASNSDLVVTSSGRQQLKQVDEYDHYAVQVFERAAESLKSRVEEMDTKMHLFPPSMGDLADEYAAPKVVSIGPYHHGRTPALQEMESVKHAAACHFVKATGRPIQEVYWAVCTVAEEARAHYDAGKLRGLGDDDFKPMMFLDGCFLLQYMQFWCRESGGDEDPDMDPSLYNAFSSIDRPILSDVVLLENQLPWVVIDALLSFLPQPGLDMETLIGRVKQTLQTRQVRYFDAPTLDYTPPHLLGLLRHHIVGSNDTKKSEPELSERAKELSVSVSAMELAEIGIEITATKATREGAELRNMGVRRSAYLTGELFLAPLSLNDANATFLVNMAALEQCTTPDFFGEDEEKSAVCSYLCLLGMVTDSEEDVQQLRKKGILQGGAGLSNKDALDLLNKLENRLRPGTHYLSTMILIQNYKTDRWKRIQFHKFHYNHRKAIFLTFSGIAGFASFLGTLKSLNLK from the coding sequence ATGGAGGCACCTTGCGACTATCAGCTGGCCGTGGCTGATTACTGGGACGGGAAGCCGGCCATGGAACCAACCGTCTGGGTTCCTGGCCTCTCTTTGCAGATGACAGTTGCTGCTCCGGCAAGCAACAGTGATCTCGTCGTCACCTCCAGCGGACGGCAGCAGCTGAAGCAGGTTGATGAATACGACCACTATGCGGTTCAAGTGTTCGAGCGAGCAGCAGAATCACTCAAGTCGAGAGTGGAGGAGATGGACACGAAGATGCACCTGTTCCCGCCAAGCATGGGAGACCTCGCCGACGAGTACGCCGCCCCCAAGGTGGTGTCCATCGGCCCCTACCACCACGGCCGGACCCCGGCGCTCCAGGAGATGGAGAGCGTCAAGCACGCGGCGGCCTGCCACTTCGTCAAGGCCACGGGCCGCCCCATCCAGGAGGTGTACTGGGCGGTCTGCACCGTCGCAGAGGAGGCCCGCGCCCACTACGACGCCGGCAAGCTGCGGGGCCTCGGCGACGACGACTTCAAGCCGATGATGTTCCTCGACGGCTGCTTCCTGCTGCAGTACATGCAGTTTTGGTGCCGAGAGAGCGGCGGCGACGAGGACCCGGACATGGATCCGTCGCTTTACAACGCTTTCAGCTCCATCGACCGCCCCATCCTGAGTGACGTGGTGCTGCTCGAGAACCAGCTGCCATGGGTGGTGATTGACGCGCTCTTGAGCTTCTTGCCCCAGCCTGGCCTGGACATGGAGACGCTCATCGGGCGCGTGAAGCAGACTCTGCAGACCCGCCAGGTTCGTTATTTCGATGCTCCCACGTTGGACTACACACCGCCGCATCTCCTTGGCCTCCTACGCCACCACATCGTAGGAAGCAACGACACCAAGAAGTCCGAGCCGGAACTGTCTGAAAGAGCCAAGGAATTGTCCGTTTCCGTGAGCGCCATGGAGCTTGCAGAGATCGGCATCGAGATCACAGCCACCAAAGCTACCCGAGAGGGCGCGGAGCTAAGGAATATGGGCGTCCGTAGATCGGCGTACCTCACCGGCGAGCTCTTCTTGGCGCCACTGTCCCTCAACGACGCGAACGCGACCTTCCTGGTCAACATGGCGGCTCTGGAGCAATGCACGACCCCAGACTTTTTTGGGGAGGACGAGGAGAAGTCCGCCGTGTGCTCCTACCTCTGCCTCCTGGGCATGGTGACGGACAGCGAGGAAGACGTGCAGCAGCTGCGGAAGAAGGGCATCTTGCAGGGAGGAGCAGGGCTGAGCAACAAGGACGCGCTCGACTTGCTTAACAAGCTCGAGAACCGGCTGCGGCCCGGAACCCACTATCTGAGCACCATGATCCTCATCCAGAACTACAAGACTGATAGGTGGAAGCGGATCCAGTTTCACAAGTTTCATTACAACCACCGCAAAGCCATCTTCTTGACGTTTTCCGGCATTGCTGGATTTGCCAGTTTCCTCGGGACGCTCAAGTCTCTCAATCTCAAGTAA